The Candidatus Zixiibacteriota bacterium genome window below encodes:
- a CDS encoding RHS repeat-associated core domain-containing protein translates to MNSSGEKVKQIYRYQVYIPPDTGGGGTEGLLPGGESALAISGSQVEGLSGPGGGGYWQNREEVRYYIWSGGQVVLELDNPISVSQVNIYGLGRLLARRDYTLALDSLNVLVTDYLGSVHGVVRGTGVPACAMWEYYPYGGFYSISGANRTYRQFIGKELDKTAQLDFGPRYYGKELGRFLAPDPIPAGASPYSYAEGNPVMLYDPSGLTTAYPIPPPPTEEEIRAYWREFNKAENAAIEAQNQQDYYDQNCRGEGRNFVWTSTNTGTRRPGQSDFKWVNPWKRDPTGMSYSNQDHSDWIHDIGVNDGNDPMIGMGRWRTPTVTTIDGNRRWEHKEDPIWFGPPGSEPPAKSSPKEGFIDVSVVIPIWPAPGVAGIGLSIGGTWTHSDQKDDQVVAHLGLGFGVGAPSPVVTVGSVIDYNPDQDAGVILDFQATGIVSGVGGYGDFGGGGGAGFSIGAPSISFGFDFYFEWFSW, encoded by the coding sequence TTGAATTCGAGCGGCGAAAAAGTAAAGCAGATTTACCGGTATCAGGTGTACATTCCTCCGGATACGGGTGGTGGCGGGACTGAAGGGTTGTTACCGGGGGGCGAATCGGCGCTTGCGATTAGTGGGAGCCAAGTGGAAGGTCTCAGCGGCCCCGGCGGTGGCGGGTATTGGCAGAACCGCGAAGAAGTGCGATATTACATCTGGTCCGGCGGGCAGGTGGTGCTGGAGTTGGACAACCCGATTTCCGTGAGCCAGGTGAACATCTATGGTCTCGGTCGACTATTGGCGCGGCGGGACTACACGCTGGCGCTGGATTCATTGAACGTCCTGGTAACGGACTATCTCGGCTCGGTGCATGGAGTGGTCAGGGGAACCGGGGTACCGGCCTGTGCAATGTGGGAGTACTACCCGTATGGTGGGTTTTACTCGATATCAGGAGCGAACCGAACCTATCGGCAGTTTATAGGGAAAGAGTTGGACAAGACGGCACAGTTGGACTTTGGCCCGCGGTATTACGGGAAAGAACTGGGACGGTTCCTGGCTCCTGACCCTATTCCGGCAGGAGCCTCGCCGTACAGCTACGCTGAGGGGAATCCGGTGATGCTCTATGATCCGTCTGGTCTTACAACGGCCTACCCGATTCCGCCACCACCGACGGAAGAGGAGATTCGAGCCTATTGGCGCGAGTTCAATAAGGCTGAGAATGCCGCGATTGAGGCACAGAACCAGCAGGACTACTATGACCAGAATTGTCGCGGTGAGGGAAGGAACTTCGTTTGGACGAGCACAAATACTGGAACGAGGCGACCCGGACAGAGTGATTTTAAGTGGGTGAACCCATGGAAACGCGATCCTACCGGCATGTCTTACTCAAACCAAGACCACTCCGATTGGATACATGATATTGGCGTGAACGATGGCAATGATCCGATGATTGGGATGGGCCGTTGGCGTACACCCACGGTCACTACGATAGACGGAAACAGACGATGGGAACACAAAGAAGACCCAATCTGGTTCGGACCGCCCGGCAGCGAACCTCCCGCGAAGAGTTCTCCCAAGGAGGGCTTTATCGACGTGAGCGTCGTCATCCCGATTTGGCCAGCACCGGGGGTAGCCGGTATCGGTCTTAGCATTGGAGGGACTTGGACTCATTCAGACCAAAAGGACGATCAAGTAGTCGCGCATCTTGGCTTAGGGTTCGGTGTCGGAGCGCCAAGTCCAGTAGTGACTGTTGGGTCTGTTATAGACTATAACCCAGACCAGGATGCTGGCGTCATATTGGACTTTCAGGCAACAGGAATAGTCTCCGGCGTTGGAGGTTACGGTGATTTTGGCGGCGGAGGTGGAGCAGGATTTAGTATTGGCGCGCCATCGATTAGCTTCG
- a CDS encoding Rne/Rng family ribonuclease, with protein MKKEILINSTEYETRLAILEDDKLVELQVERPDTERMVGDIYKAKIKTVLPGMQAAFVEIGTEKAAYLHSSDIGKDYSRRFDSEDVEEEAPAEIVRKTRRQGIETVLKRNQEILVQVIKEPISTKGPRVASEISIPGRYLVIVPDDDHVHVSKRITDWGEKKRLKKIVAPLRPEGFGLIIRTEAEGKQEDDFKADIKRLLKLWAKLKRKADTMPAPALIHKEAEMVTSLIRDVFTDDVQRVLIDDREAYKKIIAFARQVTPHLKDRIHLYKGTAPLFDQHQLEPEIEKMLSRKVWIKKGAYIIIDQTEAMVTIDVNTGRFVGSRDQEHTIFETNIVAAREIARQIRLRDIGGLIICDFIDMYSRENRRRLYDEFRNAFRHDRAKRAINPVTDFGLIEMTRERVRPSHMHTLSEPCPHCAGAGRIMSKENMATKIERWFLRARAAKKFDKFHLIVNPNLGSFLTENGTNHIDRVMKANKFRINLIRDTTLSQELFKVYNASDNNEITELYTV; from the coding sequence GTGAAAAAAGAAATTCTTATCAATTCCACCGAGTACGAAACCCGTCTTGCCATCCTCGAGGATGACAAGCTGGTCGAGCTGCAGGTGGAACGTCCCGACACCGAACGCATGGTGGGGGACATCTACAAAGCAAAAATCAAGACGGTCCTGCCCGGTATGCAGGCGGCGTTTGTCGAAATCGGAACGGAGAAAGCAGCCTATCTGCACTCCTCCGATATCGGCAAGGATTACAGCCGACGGTTCGACTCCGAAGATGTCGAAGAAGAAGCACCGGCCGAGATCGTGCGCAAGACCCGCCGTCAAGGGATCGAGACCGTTCTGAAACGGAATCAGGAGATTCTGGTTCAGGTGATCAAAGAGCCAATCTCCACCAAGGGACCGCGCGTCGCCTCGGAGATTTCGATTCCCGGGCGGTATCTCGTGATTGTCCCCGATGACGACCATGTGCATGTATCCAAGCGAATCACCGATTGGGGGGAGAAGAAACGGCTCAAGAAGATCGTCGCGCCGCTCCGGCCGGAGGGGTTCGGGCTGATTATCCGCACCGAAGCGGAGGGGAAGCAGGAAGATGATTTCAAGGCGGATATCAAGCGTCTGCTCAAGCTCTGGGCGAAACTGAAACGGAAAGCGGACACCATGCCCGCCCCGGCGCTTATCCACAAAGAGGCCGAGATGGTGACTTCGTTGATCCGCGATGTGTTCACCGACGACGTCCAGCGCGTTCTCATCGATGACCGCGAGGCATACAAGAAGATCATCGCCTTCGCGCGCCAGGTGACGCCGCACCTCAAAGACCGGATTCACCTGTACAAGGGGACCGCGCCGTTGTTCGACCAGCATCAACTGGAGCCGGAGATCGAAAAGATGCTGTCACGGAAAGTCTGGATCAAGAAGGGCGCCTATATCATCATTGATCAGACCGAAGCGATGGTTACTATCGATGTCAACACTGGCCGCTTCGTAGGGAGCCGCGACCAGGAGCATACGATTTTCGAGACAAACATCGTGGCGGCGCGCGAGATCGCGCGGCAGATTCGGCTCCGCGATATCGGCGGGCTGATTATCTGCGACTTCATCGACATGTACAGCCGCGAGAACCGCCGTCGGCTATACGATGAGTTCCGTAACGCGTTTCGTCATGACCGCGCCAAGCGGGCGATCAATCCGGTGACCGACTTTGGGCTGATCGAGATGACCCGTGAGCGGGTGCGCCCCTCGCACATGCATACGCTGTCCGAACCGTGTCCGCACTGTGCCGGAGCGGGGCGAATCATGTCCAAGGAGAACATGGCGACCAAGATCGAGCGGTGGTTTTTGCGGGCGCGGGCAGCGAAGAAGTTCGACAAGTTCCATTTGATCGTGAACCCGAATCTCGGCTCGTTTCTGACTGAGAACGGGACGAATCATATCGACCGAGTGATGAAAGCGAACAAGTTCCGGATCAACCTGATCCGCGACACGACGTTGTCGCAGGAACTGTTCAAAGTCTACAACGCCTCCGACAACAACGAGATCACGGAGTTGTACACGGTGTAA
- the fmt gene encoding methionyl-tRNA formyltransferase — translation MNVVYMGTPEFARGPLDHLAHSRHRILAVVTGPDKPAGRGRHLLTTPVKQHAQKLGLPVLTPASLKSDELYERLAELKADLFVVVAFRILPERLFTLPRLGSMNVHASLLPRYRGAAPINWALINGDTETGLTSFFLRKDVDTGDMILQEKVAINDDDIFDTLYTRLSSLAGPFLVRTLEMIESGNLQPIQQDDRQAGAAPKITPENSFIDFGFPARNVRNFVRGLSTRPGAATSCRGKRLKVLACNVADIATNSDTRPGTVLAERKRLLVQCSHSAVELTRVVPEGKGEMDGVSFINGFRLQPGEVLGEPVTQAREHL, via the coding sequence ATGAACGTGGTGTATATGGGCACCCCGGAGTTTGCCCGGGGTCCGCTCGATCATTTAGCCCACAGCCGGCATCGCATCCTGGCCGTGGTGACCGGACCGGACAAACCGGCCGGCCGAGGACGACATCTGCTTACCACCCCGGTAAAGCAGCATGCCCAAAAGCTCGGCCTGCCTGTCCTGACCCCGGCATCACTCAAGTCGGATGAGCTGTACGAACGGCTGGCGGAGCTGAAAGCCGATCTGTTCGTGGTGGTGGCGTTCCGGATTCTGCCGGAACGGTTGTTCACCCTGCCGCGACTCGGCTCCATGAACGTTCATGCCTCACTGCTGCCCAGGTATCGAGGTGCGGCACCGATCAACTGGGCCCTTATCAACGGCGACACCGAAACCGGTCTCACCAGCTTCTTCCTGCGGAAGGACGTGGACACGGGGGACATGATCCTTCAGGAAAAGGTGGCGATCAACGATGACGACATTTTCGACACGCTCTACACGCGGCTATCATCGCTGGCCGGACCGTTTCTGGTGCGCACGCTTGAGATGATCGAAAGCGGGAATCTTCAGCCGATCCAGCAGGATGACCGTCAGGCGGGCGCAGCGCCCAAGATCACGCCGGAAAACTCGTTTATCGATTTCGGGTTCCCGGCACGCAATGTCCGCAATTTTGTGCGTGGACTCTCCACGCGCCCCGGGGCCGCTACGAGTTGCCGGGGAAAACGACTCAAGGTGCTGGCCTGTAACGTGGCCGACATCGCAACAAATTCAGACACGCGTCCCGGGACCGTACTGGCCGAACGCAAACGACTCCTGGTGCAGTGCAGCCATTCGGCTGTCGAGCTGACCAGAGTGGTGCCGGAAGGTAAAGGGGAGATGGACGGCGTGTCATTTATCAACGGATTCAGACTTCAACCGGGGGAAGTTCTGGGAGAGCCTGTGACCCAGGCTCGGGAGCATTTGTGA
- the def gene encoding peptide deformylase produces the protein MAERPIVKYGDPVLREISRPVETVDQGVKDLVSDMTDTLNQAQGLGLAAVQIGVPRRVFLVDLSAVDINESLRVFINPEIVSTSGAIELEEGCLSFPGIYQKIVRPAHVTIRALDVNGQSFEMTARGMVARAILHEYDHLEGKLFIDYISPIARTLLKGRLKRLAAAL, from the coding sequence GTGGCTGAGCGACCGATCGTCAAATACGGCGACCCGGTATTGCGGGAAATATCCCGACCGGTCGAGACTGTCGACCAGGGTGTAAAAGATTTGGTGTCCGATATGACGGACACGCTGAACCAAGCTCAGGGTTTGGGCCTGGCTGCCGTGCAGATTGGCGTGCCAAGGCGAGTGTTTCTTGTCGACCTCTCAGCCGTCGACATCAATGAATCCCTCAGGGTCTTTATCAATCCGGAAATCGTGAGCACGAGCGGGGCCATTGAACTCGAGGAGGGGTGCCTGTCGTTTCCGGGGATTTACCAGAAGATCGTCCGTCCGGCGCATGTAACCATCCGGGCGCTCGATGTGAACGGCCAGTCATTTGAGATGACGGCCCGGGGCATGGTGGCCCGCGCAATTTTGCACGAGTATGACCATCTCGAGGGGAAACTGTTCATTGACTACATTTCGCCGATCGCCCGAACTCTGTTGAAGGGGCGGCTGAAACGATTAGCCGCCGCTCTCTGA
- the yajC gene encoding preprotein translocase subunit YajC, translated as MNHQWFLLMAGSPDSGGGSGMLMLVWIGLMFVVMYLLMIRPQRKRQKEHEKLLTELKKGDKVVTSGGLFGTIFAIDDERNRIILKINDDTKLEFLRSSIAAKVDK; from the coding sequence TTGAACCATCAGTGGTTTCTGTTGATGGCTGGAAGCCCCGATTCGGGTGGCGGCAGCGGCATGCTCATGCTGGTGTGGATCGGGCTGATGTTTGTGGTCATGTACCTGCTCATGATCCGCCCCCAGCGCAAACGACAGAAGGAACATGAAAAGCTCTTAACGGAGCTCAAAAAAGGCGACAAAGTGGTCACCTCAGGCGGTCTGTTTGGAACCATCTTCGCGATCGACGATGAGCGCAACCGCATCATCCTGAAGATCAACGATGACACCAAGCTGGAGTTTCTCCGAAGCTCAATCGCCGCCAAGGTGGACAAGTGA
- a CDS encoding nuclear transport factor 2 family protein — MSLSTTPLAFNDCITRHDLEGLSALMTEDHTFIDRDNNTVKGKAAMTNAWREFFKQFPDYKNTFMRVEARGDKVVMIGYATWSKGAEPDPAIWVARIENGLVMEWRIYYDTDENRKMLGV; from the coding sequence GTGTCCCTGTCTACCACCCCCCTCGCCTTCAACGACTGCATCACGCGCCATGATCTTGAGGGACTCTCGGCGTTGATGACCGAGGACCACACGTTCATCGACAGGGACAACAACACTGTCAAAGGCAAAGCCGCCATGACCAACGCGTGGCGGGAGTTCTTCAAGCAGTTCCCCGATTACAAGAATACGTTCATGCGGGTCGAAGCGCGCGGCGACAAGGTTGTCATGATCGGGTATGCTACGTGGAGCAAGGGGGCAGAACCGGACCCGGCGATATGGGTCGCGAGAATCGAGAATGGGCTCGTGATGGAGTGGCGGATCTATTACGACACGGATGAGAATCGTAAGATGCTGGGGGTGTGA
- a CDS encoding DUF1579 family protein: MKKSLMIVALMAMACLMALPALAEEPAKPSGEQMQMPPMGPPEEMKQLAFLEGTWDVVSNFNISMDPTKEQWQESKATAVYSYIVDGAAMQCVYDGGADMMPGMPPFKGFMLQAYNRETKKWQATWVDNMSGSISLYTGTHDAGKSVLEGEDMMGGQKWWTRMTSYDETPGAFKWKMEMSMDGGKTFVTSGTATYTKRK, translated from the coding sequence ATGAAGAAGTCATTGATGATTGTCGCCCTCATGGCCATGGCGTGTCTGATGGCGCTGCCGGCACTCGCCGAGGAACCGGCCAAGCCTTCCGGCGAACAGATGCAGATGCCCCCTATGGGTCCGCCGGAGGAAATGAAGCAGTTGGCGTTTCTCGAAGGGACATGGGATGTGGTCTCCAATTTCAACATCAGCATGGACCCAACCAAGGAACAGTGGCAGGAATCCAAAGCGACCGCCGTTTACAGCTATATCGTCGACGGTGCAGCGATGCAGTGCGTGTACGATGGCGGCGCCGACATGATGCCCGGCATGCCGCCGTTCAAAGGATTTATGCTGCAGGCCTATAACCGCGAGACCAAGAAGTGGCAGGCCACGTGGGTGGACAACATGAGTGGAAGTATCAGCTTGTATACCGGGACGCACGACGCGGGCAAGTCGGTTCTTGAGGGTGAGGATATGATGGGTGGGCAGAAGTGGTGGACCCGGATGACGAGCTACGACGAAACTCCCGGCGCGTTCAAGTGGAAGATGGAAATGTCCATGGACGGCGGCAAGACATTCGTAACGAGCGGCACCGCAACGTACACGAAGCGCAAATAG
- the mfd gene encoding transcription-repair coupling factor, translating into MTELQIATTTRRLDRIVQRWRKYPPYVELINRINGGSPPRVTVTGLAGSADALLIHSLGLDSPRPILVAAPSSENAHDLYEDLAFLGGEEKVALFPSRQILPYDFRAPVGEVIGRRIATLSSLLNGTMPVVVAPVRALMEPTMPKELLADGRIELVVGRETDIDELTERLVRLGFHRVSVVEEVGDFARRGGLIDFFTPGSSAPVRIEFYGDEIDTIREFDVGSQRTLAQIQRVQILPKREVAVTQESIEEQLGLLPEEDADYIRSRYLNDPELPGLEWLSLLFGHKQSSLLDYFPENGLIITLGEESIRSEAESIMAEADALQDRLKSRLSRLPAPDEYYTVPDKLIARLDQHQVIDQVPFRGGKSEVISFGCHPHPALNARLDLLGKTCAEYDQLSLTYFLATDNEGQASRLSELIAEKVPSEHRPVIEVANLRGGFECRDAGVAILTDHELFSRYHRRIRKKRFREGVAITDYSSLNQGDFVVHTDFGIARYLGLTTLHVDGRHRDCLLLQYDGTDRLYVPIEEFNRVSKYSGKDSAPSLTKLGGPGWEKLKEKTKKAIADMAADLIKLYAERKTASGCAFGEDSVWLKQLEASFPYDETPDQQKAIDDVKRDMAEERPMDRLVCGDVGYGKTEVAIRAAFKAMDAGKQVAVLVPTTILAQQHFNTFTDRLREYPFKISMLSRFRTRSEQTQAAKDLGDGRVDLVIGTHRLLSDDVNFKDLGLLVIDEEHRFGVKHKEKLRQLKASVDTLAMTATPIPRTLQMSLMGARDMSLINTSPKDRLPIITEIVDFDPAIIATAIRREIDRGGQVFFLHNRVQTIEAMHHYLSKLLPKVEIAVAHGQMHERSLEGIMLAFLAKRYDVLLCTSIIESGLDIPSANTIIINRADRFGLAQLYQIRGRVGRSARRAYAYLITPPVKLLTQDAIKRLRALEAHSDLGAGFALAMRDLEIRGAGTILGARQSGFIEEVGFDLYNRLLEEAVAELKGQEIVRLPDTKLELDVEIYLPDDYVNDRQQKVDIYRRLADSKNLDEVEKIRDEVTDRFGRPPQSAVYLFDATAVKIAAALLEVEKVRLRSGVATILFLEARRLTRNEVESFRRGTDCPMEFSLTGQPRITINLMAIAEQDRLSHLRGVLGKVG; encoded by the coding sequence ATGACTGAGTTACAGATCGCCACAACAACCCGCCGACTTGACCGGATAGTCCAGCGCTGGCGCAAGTATCCACCCTATGTCGAGTTGATCAACAGAATCAACGGCGGTTCGCCGCCACGTGTCACCGTAACCGGCCTGGCCGGTTCCGCCGATGCCCTGCTCATTCACTCGCTTGGTCTGGACTCCCCACGGCCCATACTGGTTGCCGCTCCCAGCAGTGAGAACGCTCACGATCTCTATGAGGACCTGGCATTCCTTGGCGGCGAAGAGAAAGTGGCGCTGTTCCCGTCGAGGCAGATCCTTCCCTACGATTTCCGCGCACCGGTCGGCGAAGTGATCGGCCGACGGATCGCGACGCTCTCATCACTTCTGAACGGAACGATGCCGGTGGTAGTGGCGCCGGTACGGGCGCTTATGGAACCAACTATGCCGAAGGAACTCCTGGCCGACGGACGGATCGAACTGGTTGTCGGACGCGAGACCGACATCGACGAATTGACCGAGCGGCTGGTCCGTCTCGGATTTCATCGCGTATCGGTCGTTGAAGAAGTGGGGGACTTTGCCCGACGCGGCGGGTTGATCGATTTCTTCACCCCCGGTTCCTCCGCTCCCGTGCGCATTGAGTTTTATGGTGACGAGATCGATACCATCCGTGAGTTCGATGTCGGCAGCCAGCGGACGCTGGCTCAGATTCAACGCGTCCAGATACTGCCCAAGCGCGAAGTCGCTGTCACGCAGGAATCGATCGAGGAACAGCTTGGACTCTTACCTGAAGAAGACGCCGATTACATTCGCTCGCGCTACCTCAACGATCCGGAGCTTCCCGGGCTGGAGTGGCTGTCGCTCTTGTTCGGGCACAAGCAGAGTTCGCTCTTAGACTATTTTCCGGAGAACGGTCTTATCATCACGCTCGGCGAAGAGTCGATCAGGAGCGAGGCCGAGTCGATTATGGCCGAGGCCGACGCTTTGCAGGACCGCTTGAAAAGCCGCCTGAGCCGGCTCCCTGCGCCAGATGAATACTACACCGTGCCGGACAAACTGATCGCCCGGCTCGATCAGCATCAAGTGATCGACCAGGTGCCGTTTCGCGGCGGCAAGAGCGAAGTTATCTCGTTCGGCTGCCATCCCCACCCGGCGCTCAATGCGCGACTTGACCTTCTCGGCAAAACCTGCGCCGAATATGACCAGCTCAGCCTGACCTATTTCCTCGCCACCGACAACGAGGGACAGGCTTCCCGATTGAGCGAATTGATCGCCGAGAAAGTTCCCAGCGAACACCGGCCCGTTATCGAGGTCGCCAATCTCCGCGGCGGGTTCGAGTGTCGCGATGCCGGCGTTGCCATCCTCACGGACCACGAACTGTTCAGCCGGTATCACCGCCGCATTCGGAAAAAACGGTTCAGAGAAGGCGTGGCCATCACGGATTATTCGAGTCTCAACCAGGGAGACTTCGTCGTCCACACCGATTTTGGTATCGCGCGGTACCTTGGGCTCACCACGCTCCATGTCGACGGCCGCCACCGCGACTGCCTGCTGCTTCAGTACGATGGCACCGACCGGCTCTATGTCCCGATCGAGGAGTTCAATCGGGTCTCAAAATATTCGGGTAAGGACTCGGCTCCTTCACTCACTAAGCTCGGTGGTCCGGGATGGGAGAAACTGAAGGAGAAGACCAAGAAGGCGATTGCCGATATGGCGGCCGATCTGATAAAACTGTACGCCGAGCGGAAAACCGCCAGTGGCTGTGCGTTCGGCGAGGATTCGGTCTGGCTCAAACAACTGGAGGCCTCGTTTCCATACGACGAGACGCCGGATCAACAGAAAGCTATCGATGATGTCAAGCGGGACATGGCGGAAGAACGCCCCATGGACCGCCTGGTGTGCGGCGATGTCGGCTATGGCAAGACCGAAGTGGCAATTCGCGCTGCCTTCAAGGCGATGGATGCCGGCAAGCAAGTGGCGGTGCTGGTGCCCACCACCATTCTCGCCCAGCAGCATTTTAACACCTTCACCGACCGCCTCAGGGAGTATCCCTTCAAGATCTCCATGCTGTCCCGTTTCCGCACCCGATCCGAGCAGACACAGGCCGCCAAAGACCTGGGCGATGGGAGAGTCGACCTGGTCATCGGCACCCACCGGCTCCTTTCCGACGATGTCAATTTCAAAGACCTGGGACTGCTGGTGATCGACGAGGAACACCGGTTCGGTGTCAAGCACAAGGAGAAGCTTCGCCAGTTGAAAGCCTCTGTCGACACACTGGCCATGACCGCCACGCCGATCCCGAGGACTCTTCAGATGTCGCTCATGGGAGCGCGCGACATGAGCCTGATCAACACCTCGCCCAAAGACCGACTCCCCATCATCACGGAGATCGTCGATTTCGATCCAGCCATCATCGCAACCGCCATTCGCCGTGAGATCGACCGCGGTGGCCAGGTGTTCTTTCTGCACAATCGTGTGCAGACTATCGAAGCGATGCATCATTACCTGTCGAAGCTCCTACCCAAAGTCGAGATTGCCGTAGCACATGGCCAGATGCACGAGCGCTCGCTCGAAGGGATCATGCTGGCGTTTCTGGCGAAACGATACGATGTCCTCCTGTGTACCTCGATCATCGAATCCGGCCTGGATATTCCGTCCGCCAACACGATCATCATCAATCGCGCCGACCGGTTCGGGCTGGCACAACTGTATCAGATACGCGGGCGAGTGGGGCGATCGGCGCGTCGCGCCTATGCCTATCTCATCACACCGCCAGTCAAACTCCTGACCCAGGATGCCATCAAGCGTCTCCGCGCCCTTGAGGCGCACTCCGACCTTGGGGCCGGTTTTGCGCTGGCCATGCGCGATCTGGAAATACGCGGTGCCGGTACGATCCTGGGTGCGCGCCAGTCAGGCTTTATCGAGGAAGTCGGCTTCGACTTGTACAACCGCCTGCTTGAAGAGGCAGTCGCGGAGTTGAAAGGGCAGGAGATCGTTCGACTCCCTGACACCAAGCTCGAACTTGATGTCGAGATCTATTTGCCCGATGACTACGTCAACGACCGTCAGCAGAAAGTTGATATATACCGGCGACTGGCAGACAGCAAGAACCTCGATGAAGTCGAGAAGATTCGCGATGAGGTAACCGACCGGTTTGGTCGTCCGCCGCAATCGGCAGTGTATCTGTTCGATGCTACGGCTGTGAAAATTGCCGCAGCGCTCCTGGAGGTTGAAAAAGTGCGCCTGCGTTCCGGCGTCGCTACAATCCTGTTCCTGGAGGCCAGACGACTGACTCGGAATGAGGTTGAATCATTCCGCCGCGGGACCGACTGCCCGATGGAGTTCTCTCTCACCGGTCAGCCAAGGATCACGATCAACCTGATGGCAATCGCCGAGCAGGACCGACTGAGTCATCTGAGAGGCGTGCTGGGGAAAGTGGGATGA
- a CDS encoding flavin reductase family protein translates to MITEKSITKGLRQLEYGVYVVSMGKGQEGNAFTASWLMQISSLPPMVAMAVHNKHQSSRLLKQHGAFVVNMIAAGNVEVAKTYYGPAESGYQKLHSASLTSSPVTGSPVLNGVVGFLDCKVVNTVPAGNHTVYVAEVVAAEVADEKPLLSTSNSKLHYLG, encoded by the coding sequence ATGATTACAGAAAAGTCGATTACGAAGGGGCTTCGTCAGTTGGAGTACGGCGTGTACGTCGTATCGATGGGGAAGGGGCAGGAGGGAAACGCTTTCACCGCCAGTTGGCTGATGCAGATAAGCTCGCTTCCTCCCATGGTCGCCATGGCGGTGCACAACAAACATCAGTCTTCGCGGTTGCTCAAGCAGCACGGCGCGTTTGTCGTGAATATGATCGCCGCCGGTAATGTGGAGGTCGCCAAGACCTATTACGGTCCGGCCGAGTCCGGCTATCAGAAACTGCACAGCGCTTCCTTGACCAGCTCACCCGTGACCGGCTCGCCGGTCCTGAACGGCGTGGTTGGATTTCTCGATTGCAAGGTCGTCAATACGGTACCGGCAGGAAACCACACCGTGTATGTGGCCGAAGTAGTAGCTGCCGAGGTAGCGGATGAAAAACCGCTTCTGAGTACATCCAACAGCAAGCTGCACTATTTGGGGTAG
- a CDS encoding radical SAM protein, with protein sequence MGPVLTNRCVLTDSDWQRLLAPLEALKDCTQCPRQCHADRSSNKLGYCRSGMDFSIGSICAHRGEEPVISGPHGICNIFFTHCNMQCVYCQNWQISRRDSIVQDSKLELQQIIAPIEAILDQGSKAVGFVSPSHFIPQVRVIIDTLTAIGRSPVFVYNTSSYDKKDTIASFEDKIQVYLPDLKYLDNRLAGAYSDTPEYVEHATAAIKEMFRQKGANIYVDDDGCILFGMIIRHLVIPGQVENSKAVLRWIADELSPDVHVSLMSQYHPNPAVAGHPRLGRVLHTDEYAQVVDEFERLGFHRGWVQELNSPQNYRPDFNQDHPFEH encoded by the coding sequence ATGGGTCCTGTATTGACGAATCGGTGCGTGCTGACCGACAGCGATTGGCAGCGCCTCCTGGCGCCTCTCGAAGCTTTGAAAGACTGCACACAGTGTCCGCGCCAATGCCATGCCGACCGGTCGAGCAATAAGCTGGGCTATTGCCGCAGCGGTATGGACTTTTCGATAGGCTCGATCTGCGCGCATCGGGGTGAAGAACCGGTCATTTCCGGACCTCACGGCATCTGCAATATCTTCTTCACCCACTGCAACATGCAGTGTGTCTACTGTCAGAACTGGCAGATCAGTCGCCGCGACAGCATCGTCCAGGACAGCAAACTCGAACTCCAGCAAATTATCGCCCCGATCGAAGCTATCCTGGATCAGGGTTCAAAAGCAGTCGGATTCGTCTCGCCGTCTCATTTCATTCCACAGGTCAGAGTGATCATCGACACCCTTACGGCAATCGGCCGGTCGCCGGTGTTCGTGTATAATACGTCAAGCTATGACAAGAAGGATACCATAGCCTCTTTCGAGGACAAGATTCAGGTGTACCTGCCCGACTTGAAATATCTGGATAACCGCCTGGCCGGCGCCTATTCCGACACACCGGAATATGTCGAACATGCCACCGCCGCCATCAAAGAGATGTTCCGCCAGAAGGGGGCGAATATCTACGTCGATGACGATGGCTGCATTTTGTTCGGCATGATCATCCGGCATCTCGTTATCCCCGGACAGGTCGAGAATTCGAAGGCGGTGCTTCGATGGATCGCCGACGAGCTGTCGCCAGATGTCCATGTATCGCTGATGTCGCAGTATCATCCGAACCCGGCCGTGGCCGGGCACCCGCGCCTCGGACGGGTGTTACATACCGATGAGTATGCCCAAGTGGTCGATGAATTTGAGCGGCTCGGGTTCCACCGGGGCTGGGTGCAGGAACTCAACAGCCCGCAGAACTATCGGCCCGATTTCAACCAGGACCATCCGTTCGAACACTGA